A single window of Jiangella alkaliphila DNA harbors:
- a CDS encoding redox-sensing transcriptional repressor Rex has translation MTRNSRPSSTPTPAAATQRGVPEATVARLPLYLRALTNLAERGVATVSSEELAASAGVNSAKLRKDLSYLGSYGTRGVGYEVDFLRHQITREIGLTTDWAVVIVGIGNLGHALANYGGFASRGFRIAALVDADPSRLGEEVAGLNVRHADELEQIVQDLGIAIGVVATPARAAQLVCDRLVAAGVTSILNFAPAIVQVPEGVDLRKVDLSTELQILAYHEQRKNGAALALTAEQAAELAEAVNG, from the coding sequence GTGACCCGAAACAGCCGTCCGTCGTCCACGCCGACACCAGCCGCAGCAACGCAGCGCGGCGTGCCGGAGGCGACGGTCGCGCGGTTGCCGCTCTACCTGCGGGCGCTCACCAATCTGGCCGAGCGGGGCGTCGCCACGGTCTCGTCCGAAGAGCTGGCCGCGTCGGCCGGAGTGAACTCCGCCAAGCTGCGCAAAGACCTCTCCTACCTGGGCTCCTACGGCACCCGCGGGGTCGGCTACGAGGTCGACTTCCTGCGCCACCAGATCACCCGCGAGATCGGCCTCACCACCGACTGGGCGGTCGTCATCGTCGGCATCGGCAACCTGGGCCACGCGCTGGCCAACTACGGCGGGTTCGCGTCGCGGGGCTTCCGCATCGCCGCGCTCGTCGACGCCGACCCCAGCCGGCTGGGCGAAGAGGTCGCCGGGCTCAACGTCCGGCACGCCGACGAGCTCGAGCAGATCGTTCAAGACCTCGGCATCGCCATCGGCGTCGTCGCCACGCCGGCCCGGGCCGCTCAACTGGTCTGCGACCGCCTGGTCGCGGCCGGGGTCACCAGCATCCTCAACTTTGCACCGGCCATCGTGCAGGTGCCCGAGGGCGTCGACCTCCGCAAGGTCGACCTCTCCACCGAGCTGCAGATCCTCGCCTACCACGAACAGCGCAAGAACGGCGCCGCGCTGGCCCTGACCGCCGAGCAGGCGGCCGAGCTGGCCGAGGCGGTGAACGGATGA
- a CDS encoding 30S ribosomal protein bS22, translating into MGSVIKKRRKRMAKKKHRKLLRRTRVQRRRMGK; encoded by the coding sequence GTGGGCTCTGTGATCAAGAAGCGCCGCAAGCGGATGGCGAAGAAGAAGCACCGCAAGCTCCTGCGCCGTACGCGCGTGCAGCGTCGCCGCATGGGCAAGTAA
- a CDS encoding glutaredoxin family protein, protein MSESPRVLLLGRPGCHLCEDARVVVETVCAELGVGWAEQSIVDDPELERRYGEQIPVTFVDGAQHDFWRVDADRLRRALTGAL, encoded by the coding sequence ATGAGCGAATCGCCGCGGGTGCTGCTGCTCGGCCGGCCGGGCTGCCACCTGTGTGAGGACGCCCGCGTCGTCGTCGAAACCGTCTGCGCCGAGCTGGGCGTCGGCTGGGCCGAACAGAGCATCGTCGACGACCCGGAGCTGGAGCGGCGCTACGGCGAGCAGATCCCCGTCACGTTCGTCGACGGCGCTCAGCACGACTTCTGGCGGGTCGACGCCGACCGGCTGCGCCGCGCTCTCACCGGCGCCTTATAG
- a CDS encoding NAD-dependent epimerase/dehydratase family protein, protein MVVGVARYLGARLAERLSAEAGVSRVVGVDLLEPTQSIGGAEFVRADIRTSDIGRAIDRVAPDTVVHMNILATRADAGGRTPQKEINVIGTMQLLAACQRSTSVRKVVVKSSTTVYGSGPQAPALFAEDMVAGAHSRRGYEKDAGEVEAYVRGFSRRRPDVGVTILRFANVLGPEIRTGLSEYFVLPLVPVVLGRDPRFQLVHEQDCVEALRLATVEHRPGIFNVAGDGFMVLSQALRRAGRPGLPLPTLGSPFVGGILKRSGIVDMDSALVRFLTYGRGVDTTRMRTQLKFDPVYNTVATFDAFADARTRGGLLDRDRIRAVEHTVREVLTGEDPRGR, encoded by the coding sequence ATGGTGGTGGGGGTCGCCCGGTATCTGGGCGCCCGGCTGGCTGAGCGCCTCTCGGCCGAGGCCGGGGTGAGCCGCGTCGTCGGCGTCGATCTCCTCGAACCCACGCAGAGCATCGGGGGCGCGGAGTTCGTGCGCGCCGACATCCGCACGTCCGACATCGGGCGCGCGATCGACCGCGTCGCGCCCGACACCGTCGTGCACATGAACATCCTGGCCACGCGCGCCGACGCCGGCGGCCGCACGCCGCAGAAGGAGATCAACGTCATCGGCACCATGCAGCTGCTGGCGGCGTGCCAGCGCTCGACGTCGGTGCGCAAGGTCGTGGTGAAGTCGTCCACGACGGTGTACGGGTCGGGGCCGCAGGCGCCGGCGCTGTTCGCCGAGGACATGGTGGCGGGGGCGCACTCGCGGCGTGGCTACGAGAAGGACGCCGGCGAGGTCGAGGCGTACGTGCGCGGCTTCTCACGGCGCCGCCCCGACGTCGGCGTGACGATCCTGCGGTTCGCGAATGTGCTGGGCCCGGAGATCCGCACCGGCCTGTCCGAGTACTTCGTGCTGCCGCTGGTGCCGGTCGTGCTGGGCCGCGACCCGCGCTTCCAGCTGGTGCACGAGCAGGACTGCGTCGAGGCGCTGCGGCTGGCGACGGTCGAGCACCGGCCGGGCATCTTCAACGTGGCCGGCGACGGGTTCATGGTGCTCAGCCAGGCGCTGCGGCGAGCCGGCCGGCCTGGGCTGCCGCTGCCGACGCTGGGCTCGCCGTTCGTCGGCGGCATCCTGAAGCGCAGCGGCATCGTCGACATGGACTCCGCGCTGGTGCGGTTCCTCACCTACGGCCGCGGCGTCGACACCACCCGCATGCGCACCCAGCTGAAGTTCGACCCCGTCTACAACACGGTCGCGACGTTCGACGCGTTCGCCGACGCGCGCACCCGCGGCGGGCTGCTCGACCGCGACCGCATCCGCGCCGTCGAGCACACCGTCCGCGAGGTCCTGACCGGGGAGGACCCCCGTGGCCGATAG
- the hemC gene encoding hydroxymethylbilane synthase, producing MTTTPLRLGTRRSALALVQAGYVRDRLSALGHEVELVEITTKGDVSMAPLDTIGGTGVFVTALREALLDGRVDLAVHSLKDLPTAPADGLVLAAVPEREDPRDVLCARDGYKLSDLPVGARVGTGSPRREAQIRALGLGIEIVGLRGNVDTRLGKVADGTLDGVVLARAGLARLGRLDSVTEVLDPMQVLPAPGQGALGIECRAADTELVQTLGALDDPATRAAVTAERTLLAVLEAGCTAPVGAYAEAAEGESGLELYIRAVVAARDGSVSIRKSATGPLGGAEQIGRDLAHELLADGAGAVVDAAGPASKEE from the coding sequence ATGACGACCACCCCGCTGCGGCTGGGCACCCGGCGCAGCGCCCTCGCGCTGGTCCAGGCCGGCTACGTCCGCGACCGCCTGAGCGCGCTCGGGCACGAGGTCGAGCTGGTCGAGATCACCACCAAGGGCGACGTGTCCATGGCGCCGCTGGACACCATCGGCGGCACCGGCGTGTTCGTCACGGCGCTGCGTGAGGCTCTGCTCGACGGCCGGGTCGACCTCGCCGTCCACTCGCTCAAGGACCTCCCGACCGCACCCGCCGACGGCCTGGTGCTGGCCGCGGTCCCCGAGCGCGAGGACCCGCGCGACGTGCTGTGCGCCCGCGACGGCTACAAGCTGTCCGATCTCCCGGTCGGCGCGCGCGTCGGCACCGGGTCGCCGCGGCGCGAGGCCCAGATCCGGGCGCTCGGGCTGGGCATCGAGATCGTCGGCCTGCGCGGCAACGTCGACACCCGGCTGGGCAAGGTCGCCGACGGCACGCTCGACGGCGTCGTGCTGGCCCGGGCCGGGCTCGCGCGGCTGGGCCGGCTGGACTCCGTCACCGAAGTGCTCGACCCGATGCAGGTCCTGCCCGCACCGGGACAGGGCGCGCTCGGCATCGAGTGCCGCGCTGCCGACACCGAGCTCGTCCAGACGCTGGGCGCGCTCGACGACCCCGCCACCAGGGCGGCGGTCACCGCAGAACGGACCCTTCTCGCCGTGCTCGAGGCCGGTTGTACGGCGCCCGTGGGCGCCTACGCCGAGGCGGCGGAGGGCGAAAGTGGCCTCGAGCTGTACATCCGGGCCGTCGTGGCAGCACGCGACGGCTCGGTGAGTATCCGCAAGTCAGCCACCGGACCCCTCGGGGGGGCGGAGCAGATCGGGCGCGACCTCGCGCACGAGCTTCTCGCCGACGGGGCCGGGGCAGTCGTCGACGCCGCTGGGCCGGCGTCGAAGGAGGAATAG
- a CDS encoding glutamyl-tRNA reductase yields MSVLAIGVSHRSAPVEVLESVALDRAAVAKLLDEVPSSHQIAEAVVVATCNRLELYLDTATFHGGIDEASALLSQHTGAPIELLTPYLYVHYGDRAVSHLFHVVSGLDSMVVGETQILGQVRDAYRLAQTSGATGRVLTELFQTALRVGKRAHAETGIDAAGRSLVTLGLARVLPAVAAEGWSSGRVAGASWRELLPGTSALVVGAGSMASLAAATLQREGVDVVVANRTRENGARVADAVGGRAVPMTALPRVLREVDLVISCTGAAGVVLPYETVEAAVAERGGRPLGIVDLALPRDVDAGVADLPGVVLADLARLSEAADEDVADARTMAGDVSAVRSIVTDEVAAFATARRAAQVAPTVVALRSMADDVVDAELSRMTSRLPDLDERTRAEVARTVRRVVDKLLHQPTVRVKELAAQPDGASYEAALRELFALDRRSIDAVAKPDGTVPT; encoded by the coding sequence ATGAGCGTGCTGGCCATCGGCGTGTCACATCGAAGTGCGCCGGTCGAGGTGCTCGAGAGCGTCGCGCTGGACCGCGCGGCGGTCGCGAAGCTGCTCGACGAGGTCCCGTCGTCGCACCAGATCGCCGAGGCGGTGGTCGTCGCCACCTGCAACCGGCTGGAGCTGTACCTCGACACCGCCACGTTCCACGGCGGCATCGACGAGGCCAGCGCCCTGCTGTCGCAGCACACCGGCGCGCCGATCGAGTTGCTCACGCCGTACCTCTACGTGCACTACGGCGACCGCGCGGTGTCGCACCTGTTCCACGTGGTCAGCGGCCTCGACTCCATGGTGGTCGGCGAGACGCAGATCCTCGGCCAGGTGCGTGACGCGTACCGGCTCGCGCAGACCTCCGGCGCCACCGGCCGGGTGCTGACGGAGCTGTTCCAGACGGCGCTGCGGGTCGGCAAGCGCGCGCACGCCGAGACCGGCATCGACGCCGCCGGCCGCTCGCTGGTGACGCTCGGGCTGGCTCGGGTGCTGCCCGCGGTCGCGGCCGAGGGCTGGTCGTCCGGCCGGGTCGCCGGCGCGTCCTGGCGCGAGCTGCTGCCCGGCACGTCGGCGCTGGTCGTCGGCGCTGGCTCGATGGCGTCGCTGGCCGCGGCCACGCTGCAGCGCGAGGGCGTCGACGTCGTCGTCGCCAACCGCACGCGCGAGAACGGCGCCCGGGTGGCCGACGCGGTCGGCGGCCGGGCGGTCCCGATGACGGCGCTGCCGCGGGTGCTGCGCGAGGTCGACCTCGTCATCTCCTGCACCGGCGCGGCCGGCGTGGTGCTCCCGTACGAGACGGTCGAGGCGGCGGTCGCCGAGCGCGGCGGGCGGCCGCTGGGCATCGTCGACCTCGCGTTGCCGCGTGACGTCGACGCCGGCGTGGCCGACCTCCCCGGCGTCGTGCTGGCCGACCTCGCCCGCCTGAGCGAGGCCGCCGACGAAGACGTCGCCGACGCCCGCACCATGGCCGGCGACGTCTCCGCCGTCCGCTCGATCGTCACCGACGAGGTGGCCGCGTTCGCCACCGCGCGCCGCGCCGCCCAGGTGGCGCCGACCGTCGTCGCGCTGCGCAGCATGGCCGACGACGTCGTCGACGCCGAGCTCAGCCGCATGACGAGCCGGCTGCCCGACCTCGACGAGCGAACCCGCGCCGAGGTCGCCCGCACGGTGCGCCGCGTGGTCGACAAGCTGCTGCACCAGCCGACGGTGCGGGTCAAGGAGCTGGCCGCGCAGCCCGACGGCGCCTCCTACGAGGCCGCGCTGCGCGAGCTGTTCGCCCTCGACCGCCGCTCCATCGACGCCGTCGCCAAGCCCGACGGGACGGTGCCGACATGA
- a CDS encoding lysophospholipid acyltransferase family protein — protein MRDRLGVDGDRLDQLVAFAGRRLTGEFEVDPFGFDPELTESVLLPALRPLYKHWFRVEVRGIENIPDTGAALVAANHSGTLPVDSLMTQLAVHDTHPKARHLRALGATLVFQLPVVADLARKSGTTLACNEDVEALLGGGELVGVWPEGFKGVGKPFSQRYKLQRFGRGGFVSAALRTKAPIIPCSIVGAEEIYPMIGNAESLARLLGLPYFPLTPTFPWLGLLGLVPLPSKWIIEFGEPIRTDDYPPGAADDPMVVFELTDQVRDTIQATLTELLELRGPAFG, from the coding sequence CTGCGCGACCGCCTGGGCGTCGACGGCGATCGGCTGGACCAGCTGGTCGCGTTCGCCGGGCGCCGGCTGACGGGCGAGTTCGAGGTCGACCCGTTCGGGTTCGACCCCGAGCTGACCGAGTCCGTTCTGCTCCCGGCGCTGCGCCCGCTGTACAAGCACTGGTTCCGGGTCGAGGTGCGCGGCATCGAGAACATCCCCGACACCGGTGCGGCGCTGGTGGCGGCGAACCACTCCGGCACGCTGCCGGTCGACTCCCTGATGACCCAGCTGGCCGTCCACGACACCCATCCGAAGGCCCGGCACCTGCGCGCCCTCGGCGCCACGCTGGTCTTCCAGCTGCCGGTGGTCGCCGACCTCGCCCGCAAGAGCGGCACCACGCTGGCCTGCAACGAGGACGTCGAGGCGCTGCTCGGCGGCGGCGAGCTGGTCGGCGTCTGGCCCGAGGGCTTCAAGGGCGTCGGCAAGCCGTTCTCGCAGCGCTACAAGCTGCAGCGGTTCGGCCGCGGCGGGTTCGTGTCGGCGGCGTTGCGCACGAAGGCGCCGATCATCCCGTGCTCGATCGTCGGCGCCGAAGAGATCTACCCGATGATCGGCAACGCCGAGTCGCTGGCCCGGCTGCTCGGGCTGCCGTACTTCCCGCTGACGCCGACGTTCCCGTGGCTCGGGCTGCTCGGGCTGGTGCCGCTGCCGTCGAAGTGGATCATCGAGTTCGGCGAGCCCATCCGCACTGACGACTACCCGCCCGGCGCGGCCGACGACCCCATGGTGGTGTTCGAGCTGACCGACCAGGTGCGCGACACCATCCAGGCGACGCTCACCGAGCTGTTGGAGCTGCGCGGCCCCGCCTTCGGCTAG
- a CDS encoding bifunctional uroporphyrinogen-III C-methyltransferase/uroporphyrinogen-III synthase, translating to MTTPRGAQKRADEGGVAFVGAGPGDPGLLTLRAVEVLGGADVVVIDDPAHRMMLAYAPGIVEIVDVSVDDEGVTLTAPARGRRVVQVAKGGRRVVRLLGGDPFTHATGADEALACAKAGIPFEVVAGVATATSVATHAGIPLVTGRRRSVEIFDVGGKIDLRSCTADTVLLTGVTEQLGHLADALVDAGRVPSTPVAVVTSGSTVEQQTVVSTLSGVAADARAAKLEGPYVVIVGDAIEHRDTLSWFETKALFGWRVLVPRTKEQAGALSVALRRSGAVPEEVPTISVEPPRNPQQIDKAVRGMVEGRYEWIAFTSVNALRAVKEKLTAYGLDARALSGLKVAAVGEKTAEALRSWGIEPDLVPSGEQSAVGLLNDWPPYDEVLDPINRVFLPRADIATETLAAGLTEMGWEVDDVTAYRTVRAAPPPAETRDAIKTGKFDAVAFTSSSTVRNLVGIAGKPHASTVVACIGPQTAKTAEEHGLRVDVLAPEPSIEALAEALAQFGLTRRVAMVEAGEPVLKPSQRRRASARRKNAQ from the coding sequence GTGACCACTCCGCGAGGTGCGCAGAAGCGCGCCGATGAAGGTGGCGTCGCGTTCGTCGGCGCCGGTCCCGGCGATCCGGGACTGCTCACCCTACGGGCGGTCGAGGTGCTCGGTGGGGCCGACGTCGTCGTCATCGACGACCCGGCGCACCGCATGATGCTCGCGTACGCACCCGGCATAGTCGAGATCGTCGACGTCAGCGTCGACGATGAAGGCGTCACCCTGACCGCGCCCGCGCGCGGGCGTCGTGTCGTCCAGGTCGCCAAGGGGGGCCGGCGCGTCGTGCGCCTGCTCGGCGGCGACCCGTTCACCCACGCCACCGGTGCCGACGAAGCGCTCGCCTGCGCCAAGGCCGGCATCCCGTTCGAGGTGGTCGCGGGCGTCGCCACGGCCACGTCCGTCGCCACGCATGCCGGTATCCCGCTGGTCACCGGCCGTCGCCGCAGCGTCGAGATCTTCGACGTCGGCGGCAAGATCGACCTGCGGTCCTGTACGGCCGACACCGTCCTGCTGACCGGCGTCACCGAGCAGCTCGGCCACCTCGCCGACGCGCTCGTCGACGCCGGCCGGGTGCCGTCCACGCCGGTCGCCGTCGTGACGTCCGGCAGCACCGTCGAGCAGCAGACCGTCGTGTCGACGCTCAGCGGCGTCGCGGCCGACGCTCGCGCGGCCAAGCTCGAGGGGCCGTACGTCGTCATCGTCGGCGACGCCATCGAGCACCGCGACACCCTCTCGTGGTTCGAGACCAAGGCGCTGTTCGGCTGGCGGGTCCTGGTGCCGCGCACCAAGGAGCAGGCCGGCGCGTTGTCGGTCGCGCTGCGCCGGTCCGGCGCCGTGCCCGAGGAGGTCCCCACGATCTCCGTCGAGCCGCCGCGCAACCCGCAGCAGATCGACAAGGCCGTCCGCGGCATGGTCGAGGGCCGCTACGAGTGGATCGCGTTCACCTCGGTCAACGCGCTACGGGCGGTCAAGGAGAAGCTGACGGCGTACGGTCTCGACGCTCGCGCGCTGTCCGGCCTCAAGGTCGCGGCGGTGGGCGAGAAGACCGCCGAGGCGCTGCGGTCGTGGGGCATCGAGCCCGACCTCGTCCCGTCCGGCGAGCAGTCCGCCGTAGGGCTGCTGAACGACTGGCCGCCGTACGACGAGGTGCTCGACCCGATCAACCGGGTGTTCCTGCCGCGGGCCGACATCGCGACGGAGACGCTGGCGGCCGGGCTGACGGAGATGGGCTGGGAGGTCGACGACGTCACCGCGTACCGCACGGTGCGCGCCGCGCCGCCGCCGGCCGAGACCCGCGACGCGATCAAGACCGGCAAGTTCGACGCGGTCGCCTTCACGTCGTCGTCGACGGTGCGCAACCTCGTCGGCATCGCCGGCAAGCCGCACGCGTCGACCGTCGTCGCCTGCATCGGGCCGCAGACCGCGAAGACCGCTGAGGAGCACGGCCTGCGGGTCGACGTCCTCGCGCCTGAGCCGTCGATCGAGGCGCTGGCCGAGGCGCTCGCGCAGTTCGGCCTGACCCGGCGGGTGGCGATGGTCGAGGCGGGCGAGCCGGTGCTCAAGCCGTCGCAGCGGCGCCGGGCATCCGCCCGGCGCAAGAACGCCCAATAG
- a CDS encoding helix-turn-helix domain-containing protein, which yields MTTNGPEAPLGEVRFLTVAEVATAMRVSKMTVYRLVHAGTLPAVQVGRSFRIPESAVHEYLRESYVRGMEAG from the coding sequence ATGACGACCAACGGGCCCGAGGCACCACTCGGAGAGGTGCGGTTCCTCACTGTCGCCGAGGTGGCGACGGCGATGAGGGTGTCGAAGATGACGGTGTATCGCCTCGTCCACGCGGGCACGTTGCCGGCGGTCCAGGTGGGCCGGTCGTTCCGCATCCCGGAGAGCGCGGTGCACGAGTACTTGCGCGAGTCGTACGTCCGCGGGATGGAAGCCGGTTAA
- the hemB gene encoding porphobilinogen synthase, with protein MGYPEIRPRRLRTTPAMRRLVAETSLEPRHLVLPMFVREGATEPRPIPSMPGVVQHTMESLRKASLEAAEAGVGGLMLFAIPSRKDATGSGGVDPKGPLNAAIREVVAEVGDATVVMADLCIDEFTDHGHCGVLAPDGSVDNDATLEVYGRMAVAQAEAGVHVVGPSGMMDGQVGAARSALDAAGYTDVAILAYAVKYASALYGPFRDAVESSLVGDRKTYQQDPANGLEALRETALDIDEGADMVMVKPAMSYLDVLARVRDVVDVPVAAYQISGEYAMIQAAAERGWIDRDRAVLETLTSIRRAGADIVLSYWAVEAAHWLRAAH; from the coding sequence ATGGGGTATCCGGAGATCCGGCCGCGGCGGTTGCGCACCACGCCGGCCATGCGGCGGCTGGTCGCCGAGACGTCGTTGGAGCCGCGGCACCTGGTGCTGCCGATGTTCGTCCGCGAGGGCGCCACCGAGCCGCGGCCGATCCCGTCCATGCCCGGCGTCGTGCAGCACACCATGGAGTCGCTGCGCAAGGCGTCGCTGGAGGCGGCCGAGGCCGGGGTCGGCGGGCTGATGCTGTTCGCGATCCCGTCGCGGAAGGACGCCACCGGCTCCGGCGGCGTCGACCCCAAGGGGCCGCTCAACGCCGCCATCCGCGAGGTCGTCGCCGAGGTCGGTGACGCCACCGTCGTCATGGCCGACCTCTGCATCGACGAGTTCACCGACCACGGCCACTGCGGAGTGCTGGCCCCCGACGGCTCCGTCGACAACGACGCGACGCTCGAGGTCTACGGCCGCATGGCCGTCGCCCAGGCCGAGGCCGGCGTCCACGTCGTCGGGCCGAGCGGCATGATGGACGGCCAGGTCGGGGCCGCGCGGTCCGCGCTCGACGCGGCCGGGTACACCGACGTCGCCATCCTCGCCTACGCGGTCAAGTACGCGTCGGCCCTCTACGGCCCGTTCCGCGACGCCGTCGAGTCGTCGCTGGTCGGCGACCGCAAGACGTACCAGCAGGACCCCGCCAACGGGCTCGAGGCGCTGCGCGAGACCGCCCTCGACATCGACGAGGGCGCCGACATGGTCATGGTCAAGCCGGCGATGTCCTACCTCGACGTGCTCGCCCGCGTCCGCGACGTCGTCGACGTCCCCGTCGCCGCCTACCAGATCTCCGGCGAGTACGCGATGATCCAGGCCGCCGCCGAGCGCGGCTGGATCGACCGCGACCGCGCCGTTCTGGAGACGCTGACGTCCATCCGCCGGGCCGGCGCCGACATCGTCCTCTCCTACTGGGCGGTCGAGGCCGCCCACTGGCTGCGCGCTGCCCACTGA
- a CDS encoding HAD family hydrolase, with amino-acid sequence MPGLRLRRERTGAASERARADVAASTAEAIAGIELPSDARAAAFFDLDNTVLRGASLFYLARGMYQRGLLRTSDILRFGRQQLQFALGAEDPDHIVEARAAALSFIAGRSVEELSRVGEEIFEQLMADKLWPGTQAIAQLHIDQGQRVWLVTAAPVEVATIIARRLGLTGALGTVAEHVDGYYTGRLVGDLLHGADKAAAVTSLAVREGLDLRRCSAYSDSANDIPMLSLVGFPCAVNPDRKLRRHARKRGWRIRDYRARRRNTTLGIAAGTGAVAGAAVGIVAARKRR; translated from the coding sequence ATGCCGGGTTTGCGCTTGCGCAGGGAACGGACCGGGGCCGCGTCGGAACGGGCGAGGGCCGACGTCGCGGCCAGCACCGCCGAGGCGATCGCCGGCATCGAGCTGCCGTCCGACGCCCGGGCGGCCGCCTTCTTCGACCTGGACAACACCGTCCTGCGCGGCGCCTCGCTGTTCTATCTGGCCCGCGGGATGTACCAGCGCGGGCTGCTGCGCACCAGCGACATCCTCCGGTTCGGCCGCCAGCAGCTGCAGTTCGCCCTCGGCGCCGAGGACCCGGACCACATCGTCGAGGCGCGGGCGGCGGCGCTGTCGTTCATCGCCGGCCGGTCGGTCGAGGAGCTGTCGCGCGTCGGCGAGGAGATCTTCGAGCAGCTGATGGCCGACAAGCTCTGGCCCGGCACGCAGGCGATCGCGCAGCTGCACATCGACCAGGGCCAGCGGGTGTGGCTCGTGACGGCGGCGCCGGTCGAGGTGGCGACGATCATCGCCCGGCGGCTCGGCCTGACCGGCGCGCTGGGCACCGTCGCCGAGCACGTCGACGGCTACTACACCGGCCGGCTGGTGGGCGACCTGTTGCACGGCGCGGACAAGGCGGCGGCGGTGACGTCGCTGGCCGTGCGCGAGGGCCTGGACCTGCGCCGCTGCTCGGCCTACAGCGACTCCGCCAACGACATCCCGATGCTCTCGCTGGTCGGCTTCCCGTGCGCGGTCAACCCGGACCGCAAGCTGCGCCGTCACGCCCGCAAACGCGGCTGGCGGATCCGCGACTACCGGGCCCGGCGGCGCAACACCACGCTGGGCATCGCGGCCGGCACGGGTGCCGTCGCCGGCGCCGCGGTCGGGATCGTCGCCGCCCGCAAACGCCGCTAA